The Populus nigra chromosome 4, ddPopNigr1.1, whole genome shotgun sequence genome contains the following window.
ATGCTGGTTCAAGACCCTAGCAAACGTTATGATGTGGATGGAATTTTTGATCAAGCTCGACATTCAGGTGCTGTGGAAAGACCTGCTGATTACCATCAGCCGTCTTCGAGCTCGAGAAGCTTCCCTGGAACGGGGAGGTTGCTTTCAGGGGATACAATGGTATCATCTGCTCCTCAACCACCTGCAGCTGTCAATCATGCTGTTACTCTATGGAGGAACGGGTTCACGGTGGATGATGGTCCTTTAAGGAGGTTTGATGATCCCGCTAATGCCTCCTTTTTGGAGGTGCTTTTTTTAACCATGCTAACTTTCTTTTATATCATTGAAGTATGCATGAAATGAATGATTCTAGATGGTGTCAAGCTGATACTGATACATGAGGTTTGGAGGAATGCTAGTAAATTTAACAAGGTAAAATGTCATTGCAATTGGTGCTGAAGCACAGTAATATATTATTGGAGTGGTAGTTGGATTTGCAAGCTATGTCAGATGAgcaaaattatacatttttttttattatataaagcaGTAGATCAAATTATTTGGTTTAAATTTCTCTACCTGCAAGTATTTTTCTTACTCCTGGGGTGATGGTAGTGCTTTATGGTCAAATGCACTTGTGTTGGTTCAGCGATATTTTTTCTGGTTAACAGTAGAATTTAAGTTAGTAGTAAATTCTGCTTTATCTAACTTCCATTGGATGATGCGTGAAGTTTATGCTCCCATAATGGAAGGACTTGCAATTCATTTAGTGTTAAACCTCTAATGGAAAACTGCGTTTATTAAATGTATCTTGTGCAGAGCATCAAGCGGTCTGAGTGTCCAAAAGAGCTTGAACCATTGGATAGGAGGACTCAAGTGCATCTTGATCTCATGCGGCGAGAGGAAAACTACTCCGTGAGTTCTTCTTTTTCCACTTTATTTttcctaataaaaatttattttctgcaTTTATCTTTTCATCATTGTACCCTCCTATTTTTATGCAGGAACCAGAGAAGCCTCTAGTTTCATTCCAAGGTGTGGGAAGAGCTTTAGGTAGCAGCAGTGACACCACTGTCCCTGCTGCCTCTGAGCCAACCGTTGCTTCTCTCAAGGCTGCTCCAGTCCCAACCCCAGGTCTAGTACTCGATTCTTCATCACCAACAACCTCAATTCAGCTCAGGTTAGCTGATGGCACGCGCATGGTTTCTCGCTTCAACTTAAACCATACTATCAGAGACATACGTGCCTTCATTGAGGCATCAAGGCCAGGTGGGGCAACCAATTATCAACTGCAGACAATGGGATTCCCTCCAAAACAGCTCACTGATCCGGATCAGACGATTGAGGAGGCTGGCATAGCTAGCTCTGTTGTCATCCAGAAATTCTAACTGGATTGCTggtggacttttcttcctcttgATTGGATTCATGACACTTGTTAAATGCGTTTATTTACAAATGTTATGGAATTTGTTTATACGGTAgaagtttaatttgttttcaggCTAATTTGTTTTCAGGCCTATTCGCATAAGAATTAGGGTTGGGTCCTTCTGTTGTTATTCCTAGGCTGCTTTTGCATGGACCTTACAGTGATTGATGATCTTTTATTCACCAGGGCAGTGGATTGCACATGCCGCATAAGAGATGCAAATTGATAAAAACTAAAGAGGTGGTGTTTCATAGCATTCATACCATCATTAATTATGTGATCTGATCTGTGCACTtagtcaaatatttttatttttcataaaaaatatttatgcaggttttttaatgtatttcggtagtttaaaaaatataacaaatcaaaaggtttatatatatgtatgtatatgtatatatatatatgtatgtatgtatgtatgtaattaaataaattaaaaattatgtgtgttgtaaattaataaaaaattattaatgacatctaaaaacaattttaaaaatcgagcgataaatataaatcaaaatattaaattttaaattgattaaaaaaaagaaaaagaaataacatgtaaagttatatatactaaaaatatcatctaaaaataattttttttatttttaaaaatataatttatttatataaaagtaaaaataaaatcatagataaaccagaaaaatcactttaaaaattaagcacataataaaaaaaaattaatatttttaaaagaggtccctgaacaaaataaaagagaaggttttgcttattttttttattgttagttttttaactggtcactttatttattttcaattgtaTTCTTTAAAGCTATATTTTCATAGCAActatagttatcaaacccggtCTGAGGGTTAACCCGATCAAGGGCCGGGTTACATGGGTTGATTCGGGTCAAcccagaaaattttaaaaaaaaaatttaagattttaatattttatatgaaaaaattaagaaacaatccatGTAGATATAgactatatatattgtaaataattaagtttaaaatattatttcaaaagatttttttatcctatattggaaagatattatcatatttttttaagttgaagtatttaaaccaaaaatgttttttatcccacattgaaaaaacataattttttttcttatgaacatagagtatatacactaaagggcttcaaatcctacattgaaaaaataaaatattattctagaATGTATATAGTGAACTTTCAAATGGGTTAGTAACCaactgaaaaatatgaaaaaaataggtCTTTAGGtaggagaaaaaacacatttgaaaaaaaaaggtctacCAAGTTTTACTAGGTCACCCGAGTTTCGGGTTGACCCGACAGGTCTACTAGTTTACTCTACGCCAATTGCAAGCCCgaattttgaatgaaatataCTTGACTAAGGCCTCGGGTCACCCAGGTCCTAGGTTGACCCACCGGGCTGGACCGAGCGGGGCCAGACAATTATGATAGCATCCATGCCAGACTCATGATATTGGGTCTTGTATGCCTTGGCTCCGGCTTGCCTGCCAGACCCATGATATTAGGTGTGACAGTCATGCCAGACGCAAGACACTTGGGTCTCGCACCCAAGCCAGACTCAATAGCGTTGGGTTTGACGGCCAAGCCAGAGCCAAGAGTGTTGGGTGTGACGGCCAAGCCAGAGTCAAGAACGTTAGGTCTAACGGCCATACCAGACCCAACAGCCTTGAGTTTGGCCTTGGCCGGTTCTTGGGTTACAcgagttgactcgggtcaacccggaaaaatttaaaaaaatatttaaggttttaatattttatatgaaaaaattaagaaacaatccatGTTGATATATGctatatatgttgtaaataattaagtttaaaatattatttcaaaaggttttttatcccacattgaaaaagatattatcttattcttctaagctgaagtatttaaataaaaaaggtttcttatcccacattgaaaaaatataacttttttcttgtgaacatagaatatatatactaaagggttttaaatctcacattgaaaaaataaaacattccttttgtatttatatagtgaattttCAAATGAGTTAGTAATCAactaaataatatgaaaaaaagggtctctaggtaggagaaaaaacatatttgaaaaaaaaacgagtTTTGTCGGGTCACCCGAGTTCCAGGTTAAGTCAACCGGTTTACTTTGGGCCAATTATAGGACCAAATTTTGAATGAAACAGACTCAGCTAGGCCCCCGGGTCACCCAGGTTTTGGGTTGACCAGTCGAGTCGGCCGGGTCTGataattattgttgttactcatttttgaaCCCCACGGGCTGAAGATGGTGTGTACCCCTTTTGAACGAAGTGTAGGAGTGTAGCTCATGTTTGAtggaaaattgacaaaagtagaggagaaagaaatttttttttttcgaaccttgtttgagttgttttctacttttttttatcctccccTTTACTGCCAAAAGCGTTAGGTTTCTTAGGCTGATAAGGAGTCTTCATATAAatcccttaaaatttgcattttaaaaaaaaattgattctacTACTGTCacaattttttgttccaacttaggctctgattctaACTTGGTTTCatacgatatctgaccatcgTAGCTATAttttgtcactcatgacatgttgaaaagttgacctacacctttattgggtcctagggaTCACTGTTCTTATGACAGACTCTAAGTTAGATTTGGATGCTCGgcattgtcagatcaagaactTTTTTGACCAACCAAATTCCTGCCAGATTTTGTTatctaaaaagattttatctcactttgaatccttcatcaaagttgtagcccgggacacgtagatgaatttgggcttttgaattgcttgatttcgatatcaaaagcttaagatattcctgtttgaaatCTAGTGTGAAAACATAGAATCCTGCCACGAGAAGATTTCAAGCCGAGTTTGGTTGCAATTCTATTATTCAAAacgaatttatttcattttttatccttcatgaaagttgtagctCTACAagtgtagatgaatttgggacttttgaatcgcttgatttcgatatcaaaagctcataatattcctgtttgaatatctaacatgAAAGCAGATAATTCTACTACCATGAAAATGATCCTGATCCGagttttgcactaaaaaaaaactctatttccgtctcaaattttgttgatttgttcttaggtcatactctcagtcatatcgggATGCTCGACATTGTCAGTTTCTGAATTAGATCAGGAGACCCTTTTTAACCAACCagattactgccagattctgttctctaaaacaattatatctcactttgaatccttcatcaaagttgtagtcctggaCGCGTAAATacatttgggcttttgaatctattgatttcgatatcagaagctcaagatattcccgtttgaatatctagtgtgaaagcagggattcctgCCACAAGAAGGATTTTTTACCCGAGTTTGCAGGGACACAATTGCAAGATGCTTAAAGTTTGAAGACCAATTGCAGGCCAATTTAAAGCCcttttttggaccaaggaccAAATGAAAAAGGTGCTAAAATAAGGAAGttgattgaagataaaattagaaggaATTTTGCTGgaggaagaaattgaagaaaccACGTTTTTATTTGCATAGCTAGCccgatttttttctttcctttttatctgCAATTTCCTGTTTGGTTTCCATGTTTCTCTCGCTTGAATGGAGAGCTGCAGACCAAGTTTTTAttgcctcatttcaaagggagcagctggTGCTTCATGGTCACagctatggaaggaaagaaaggagtTGTACCACCCTTTGATCAATGGAAACTAATTGCTGAAATCAGAATAGGAATTAGAATATTTcagttttcttttgtgtttttttattgcaaatcagcagggatttgcatcctagaattaatgcattgaatctttcctaaatagagatatattagactatatataagcccCTCTAATGACCTAGTGGGGAGgggggagaaaaagaaagaaagagcagagaaaacagaaaaagaaagacaagaaaaaacacaagagaGACAGGAAAACCAGATAGAGCAAGAGAACATAGAAGGAAGAACGTCCAATTCACTGGTACATCACAGCTTCAACGTCTCTATTTCATCCGTCATTTACCAATAGCTAAGGAGGCACGCGTGAGCTGTTCTTTCGATCTTTGGTTTTATTTTCTGCAAACAGGAGCTATAGGTATAAGCCCCAATCTCTcctcctttgttatttttatactagGCATTCATTGGTCATTCAGTTGTAGATTTGTTTCTTCCCTCTGAATAATTGGTTTCTGTTTAGACAAAGCCAACGCTTGCCCATTATTCTTTCATGATGTTTGAGTTTAGCGGCATTCCATATAAAAGTGGTTGTCTTCATGTTTAGGAACGTTTACATTTAGGGACTTCATTGTGTGTATTCTTCACGCCGTTGGAGGAGAGATTAGCCGGCCAtgactttgtttttcttatatacaTGAATAGAGCATGCTTCCAGATTTTTTCCTTGTTATCTACATGAGATGAGTAAAAtggattttagttttataaaaaaaaaaagggtttataGGTATGAACGCTGTCACTAGAATGAGTTTATGGGGGATGAACACTGTCACTAAATTCTGGTTTCATAATCTTGGCTCCCTCGTGCACATGTTTTATTTCTCTCcagttgtgatttttttttttttgctttaagcttcttataaattttagaatgtATGCGATGATTGGTTAacttttattgtgatttttgtatttaattgcgatgcttatggttttttttttaaaaatttttttcttgtgtgttgcatacggccaataccctaacatgttttgaatgttttttttatataaaaaaaatattggaagttttgaaaatgtgttttcgcatggatttcttaaacattaacaaaaattatttttttgcattctggattttacaacatgtttgtaaaactccaaagggtattggccaatattccaaaaaaaatataaaatcttattttggggggaattcatctattatttaccgttaatgtttggataaagaaatcccaaagggatgaatatccaaaatattattgggaataacttgttattattcactattaatatttggataaagaaaccctaagtggtaaatatcaaaactaattttttaggaataataagtcatcacacatATTTGAAAGAAGTtttgattataatcaaggacatttcaattttttttactccacggtttacgagccgtgagagtatgaaacactaaggtaaaaataagcttttaaagcgccatgaatttccttagatttctaaatttttatcccTCCTCCTAgcaatttacgagtcgcaaactcttcaaatactaagggaaaaatgagcttttgaagcacatggaatctccttggatttctatcttaataaatttagtttgaatcaaacctaggaaaactgatgggattagaaaacaccaacaccatagcaattataaggcaaaccaaacaccaagtagcttaccttaggtagggcgtactaggggtgctaataccttccctttacgcaaccagtctcttgCCTTAGAATTTCTGAAAAACCAGTTacggtttctagtgaccaaaatagaTAGCGACTCCCTTTTACACAATAAACAAAAACCTCAAAATCAATCGagggtcgccgcgacgtcgcgctcCACCGTGAGGGTGCGACAATTATTATGGCAATCATGCCTGCTAGACCCATGGTATTGGGTCCGGCATGGCAGCCAGACCCAATAGCTTTGGGTCCGGCGGCTATTCCAGACCTAAGAAGCCTTGGGATTGACGACTCTTGAGTTTGACATTGACGCTTAACCCAAGAGCCTTGGTTCTGGCGGCCATGTCAAACTCATTAGACTTAAGTCAAGTAGTCATGCCTTGACCTAACACATCCCAATAGCTTTtggaataaaaatagaaaagacaacgCCTTCATACTCCTCTGAACATCTATAGTGTGGTCCACAGTGCAAACACTCTATGTCTACAGTGTGATTCATAGTGCAAACACTCTATATATACAATACTAGCATAATATTTTCTCACACGTTTTAAAGTATAGTATAATATGTTTGCAATTCTtcgtcatttttttaattaaataactaaCTTGGAATATTAAACAATCAATATTTATAGATTAACGGCTACAAATTGCtccacaaaaaaatgaaaagtctATGTacatcgaataaaaaaaaactaggttaaTTTTTGCcacagattaatttttaaaatggcACTATTTTTAAGGATGGCAATGTAACGGATTGTATATCTTTCCattccacttttttttatttcaagattgGATTCAAGATGGTTCGAGTTGGTACTTGCAATATAATATTTAAGGGTTAACATGTAAgttcatataaatattaaatttatatttttttcttttttctactcatttttctttaaatataaataattggaagtcaatcaaaccaaaaacttattttaaaacataagttatttataaaatataattaaatgtaAGTATATATAAGTATATTTAGGTTTCTTGGTAGCATATTTCTCCATCCACTttcttttatgaataaaaagaaaggctCTCCATATTTGGTTTCACCCGATCGGATTTTAGTATGCATCTATCATGATGGATGATTTTGACTTCAATGTTGTTTCTTCATTTCAATCCTTCATggtatatttaatttatgtctCCATTCTTACatgtaggaaaataaaaattctcaaaatgtaaggcaaaactttttttatctTATGAGTTGAGTAATGCTCTCAATGTAGGGGCAACTATATATTTGATGATAGTGATGGTGATTgtgatagagaaaaaaaaattaaaaatgagacaCTTGAACTAGGCCTAAAATGGCTTAACATCGTATTTTTCTAGGCTAAGCCCAAACGACTGAAgactctaaaaaaaacaattaaaaagtataCATGCAAGAGCTGATTTGGACACATAAATGTATTTTCCCTCTTAAGAATGTATAATATAGCATAATCAAATCATAAAAGTAATTAGATCTaacaacttagaaaaaaaataggaagaTCAAATGGtggaagaaaaaagatgagaaatagGCAGTCATGAACTTCGAAGCgcgagagagaggaaaaaaagaacaagaaagacATAAAGAAAAGACAATGGAGACATTTTGGAGCTTCAATAATGAGACCCCTggtaccataaaaaaaatctcgatGATACgaatttataaacataaaaaaggcCATTGATAGAGCCGTAGTGGGCCACATGCGTTGTTTAAAGGTAATGGGTGACTCACTCGCCTAGTGCATATAATAAACATGTTAGCCAAATAGGCCAACCTAAATGGCCATATCCCTCTCTCtcacatatttttcttcttacatTTTCTCTCTCATGCACTTACTCTTTTAGATACACACCTTAAATGTATCTAGTTTCATAGAGCCAAAATGCACCACCTATTGTGCCCATCACAACACTTTTTCCACCAATGGTCTCCCCTCAACCTGACTACTACGCTAACTCTCATGGCTTACCACCTTATCTAGCTAATAACTATCTCTCTCAAATTATCTCAGACCAATAACTCCACCAATAAAACAAGACACCATAATAATGATGAGCACCAACTTTTCCACCAATGGCACACAATCTTTCTTCACACGGTATGTCAACATGACCAGGTCTATAAATACCTTTTAGgtcacaaataaattaaaaaagagataaatactAGACTAGACTCTATACATTGACTTATCTAGACACAAGATCATGTTCACATAATCTCTTTTCACACACATCACCCTTCTCCTACATTTACTGACCTAAGTATTAGAGAATCCCCTATTCTGATAGGGGATTTATTTTGCGGTGAAAAAAAGACCAATTACTAAGCTACAATGTAGCCATGGAAAGTCAACACTCAATCTACAGTTTTCACAAATTCATCATTTAGTATAACATAGAATTAGTATATAAATTCATAAGTAATACTATAAAATGAGTTAGAATTACATGGCAATCAAATTGTCTTCACTACTTTAGcctataaaaaatgttttcttcatGTCCCcattacatgtttttatatattttgtcatTATTGTAGCAATATTACTTGATAAATCATCAATGTTTTGAGTTTTAggatggaaaaaacttaaaGTTGATAAGAAGCTTCAAAAGGTAATTGGCATTGGAAAAATCAAGTAGCATAACTAGGttcaaggaagaagaagaggagaaagaggaaagaaaaagaaaaagaaagaataagagCTTAAGAAGGCTTAATCGAATAGACTTAACTCAACTAGAgatgaagagaaaagaagatgaaaaagaaaagaaaaaaaaagagaaaacaaagggAAAAGCCCAATTAGAGAatagaagaggaagagaaagaaaaataagaaaagaaaaacagaaaaggaaCGGAAAGGCCTATTTGGCCACTAGTCAAGCTAATGGCTCAATCAGTTAGTAGTTCTGCTAATAACCCAatagagaaacaaaagaaaaggagaaagcaaaaaaaaaccaaggtgAACAACTTGTTAGGTCAAATGGCCTAACTAAacaagaaaggggaaaaaaaggaaagcaagtgtggataaaaggagaaaagaaaaaaaaagaagaaaaacaaatcatgggAACTACATCGATGACTTTTCATTGACGAGCATCGATTTAGAAAATTGCCCACGCTGtaataaaacaaattggaaaaaaaagatactAATCAAACAATGGAAAAAGGCTCGGGCATTGTTTGAAGACGACGAGGTTAAGTATTCACTAACATatgtattatataattttatttatttattttgatttaatcctTGATTTCTTCACCAATCCCCGATTCAATCCCTAAAGGTAACCTAACCAAGCCTAATAAAGgcccaaccaaaaaaaataagaaaagaaaaataaaattgttaaactAGAGCCAACAACCCCGACCCAAT
Protein-coding sequences here:
- the LOC133692497 gene encoding plant UBX domain-containing protein 4-like encodes the protein MEDNTRAAAAPPPQPPNFDLNDTNNTALVDAFCEITSSSKQEALFFLESHQWDLDSAVSTFLDNDSAPPLVTAIPPLPSHPVNSASPSPSPSPPQSHSPNYSPSQSPSRSRSPSPIPSRAPYRLRSRGKKPSANRTRGGVRTLADLNRTPNAGSDSDDDDDDEPQQYYTGGEKSGMLVQDPSKRYDVDGIFDQARHSGAVERPADYHQPSSSSRSFPGTGRLLSGDTMVSSAPQPPAAVNHAVTLWRNGFTVDDGPLRRFDDPANASFLESIKRSECPKELEPLDRRTQVHLDLMRREENYSEPEKPLVSFQGVGRALGSSSDTTVPAASEPTVASLKAAPVPTPGLVLDSSSPTTSIQLRLADGTRMVSRFNLNHTIRDIRAFIEASRPGGATNYQLQTMGFPPKQLTDPDQTIEEAGIASSVVIQKF